The Chionomys nivalis chromosome 1, mChiNiv1.1, whole genome shotgun sequence sequence aggaaatagacttacaggaccacaggttcccgcagagaacaggaaaagcagagcaaaaagggctgctgggatcacgcccggcagatttatcagtaaacattagcccaaggcgaacacgcccccaatgggtggggctatatccctacatatGTCAGTAGAACGCCATTAACAGAATACATAAAGTGATTCAATATATTTGTTGGCATGCAATTTCCATTTGCTGTCTCTCCTTCTGAAACAGAGTGACACTAGAGTAAGAGGAAACTGAGATAAATAGTGTTATGAAcctatgaaccaccatgtgtcaTGAAAACCATTCCCAGGACCTCTGCAATATCAGAACATGcttttaattactgagccatttctgaTACAGTGCCAACAAAAGGTCTTCACTGGTATGACCTCTTCTAACAAGAATTAATTTACAGGAAATATACTTACATAGATTTTCACATAGTGTTGAGATTTCAACTCACAGATATTGGGGAAAAAACAATTTTCAGACTGTTCAATGACCAAGGCAAACCCAACAGTATCACTCTCAAACACGCAAAAGTCCAATTAAGTAAAGACTGGTTAAGAGGAagaccttatttatttatttatttatttatttatctatctatttatttattccacctcctcccatcctcccatttcccgcccactccccccacttcccctccgcctcactctccagtcctaagagaagtcagggtgccctgccctgtgggaagtcccccctccctcctggtctaggaaggtatgcatctaaacagattaggctcccaaaaagccagtatatgcagtagaatcaaaatcaaaatccggtgtcattatcattggcttctcagtccaccctcattgtcagccacattcagagagtccagtttgatcacatgctcatttagtcccaatccagctggccttggtgagctcccattagatcagtcccaccgtatccgtgggtggacgcacgcctcgtggtcctgagtttcttgctcatgttctccctccttatgcttttcatctgggccttgggagctcaatccagtgctccattgtgggtctctgtctctatctccatctgtctccagatgaagattctatggtgatatgcaagatgttaatcagtgtggctatgagagaaggccagttcagaggAACACGTTTTTACAGTAAAGTAAATCCAATTAATCAGAAACACATCAAAGTCAGATGGGAAAGGCCCTACATTTTGAAAAAGTTCTTGAAAAGCAAATGATGACTCTCAGGACTGTagtgttatttcatttgtatgttagtaaataaagcttgactgatGAAGAAAGAGTAAATAGCCACCCTGACCAGCCTTATAAACCatgcagtggtgacacacacctttatcccagtagCCAGACTAGTTTTCCATATAAACCAGGTGGTTGTGTTGCATTAATTTAATTCCATTGCTAGAGAGAAATATAACTTGGAACAAGAGAACTCTCAGTACATCTCATTTGGAGGACTCATTGAGGCcagattgccattttggactgaggtagatgtaagagccagtagctggctgttttgattttctgtccAACACACTTAGTTTTCCtagaaatgcaatttaaaactGTGAGGATATTCCATTTGAGATCATTCACAACAGTCACCATGATTTGAGAAATCATCAAGAAAGACTACTTTGAATGTGAACAAAGAAAGACATTGAGAGTGAAAACTGATGACAAACTGGACTCATGTCATGAACATCGATACTGAATCTTTGCAAAAGTTAAAAATGGAGTGTCCATATGTGCTGGTGCCATACAGTGTGCATTTTCCATAGTTCAGTAATAAACAAGATATGAAAGTTATTTTGAAACGTCATGAATTTAAATTCTCCATGAGTATAACCAGACGAGCAACAGCTGTGTCGTATGGGAAAGCCAATTATCAGCTCTTTCAATCACTACAAGTTACTTATAGCCTGTTGCATGATCTGTATTACTTAGGCCACCTTAAATATTAATGACTGACAGTGTTCCTCCTCAGCTCCTCCACAGATTTTGTTATTTCTGTCGAGTTCCTTCGTGATATTTTGCTTGCTTGAGAGAATAATCTCTTTCACAAGTTGCTAACGCTGATAACAGTCAAGAAAAGGTCTTACATTCTGTGATAGTTGGCAAAATTAACTTCTTCATTCCAGGACCCACGTAGCTAAAACCAAGGCTTAGTTCTTCCAGAACAGTCAATTCCTCAGTtgcccacacatgtacatgtatacctagctttctcctcccctcctcccctgactTTCCCAGAAAAAAAGTTGACTAAGGCCAGTCCTGGTCAGGACCCCTCATCTCCAAATGCTGCTCCTTTTGTATCTGCAGACACTAGAAAACTATCCTGACAATAAAGATTGGGTCTTATTCACAACAGTCAGCTCTTTCCTGTCTTTAACATTAAACTCCATTATTCCTGTGAGAATCTCTCTGTTTTACATAGAACCATAGAAAACTATCAAATGCAAATATACTACCCATTCACAATACATATGTTATCACCTTACAGGGTAAAGAAAATTCCCAACTGCTTAAACTACAGAGTTTTACCATCATCTGTAGCAAAGGACATTTTTTAGTgatgtttgtttcttaaaaatgaaCTATCAAGAACATTGATATGCACAGCACAGGAAAGTGTTCCACATGGATGAAGGATCATCTAAATTTACATCCATATGGCCCCTCCTGATTTACCTCATCCAAATATTCTTCAAATTTCTACCAGCCCCACATAAAACAAACCCAATTACAAAATCCTGATATTGTCTCAGACATGAATGGCAGCTAATTGTTTTTACTGCTTTGTACCTCTCATGTttgtatgttgctttcattggttaatgaataaagaaactgccttggcctagttgatagggcaaaacttaggtaggcggggaagacagaactgaattctgggaggaagaaagcagagagagatctgtcatggagccaccagagtcagacatgctaaatctttctcAATAAGCCACTGGctcgtggtaatatacagattaataacaatgggttaattcaagatgtgagagttagccaataagagctaATGGGCAGCCTTTCTAGGTTCAAACAGGCTGTCATTCTTGTTTGTACCTGTTACTATGCATCCATGCTTGATGTCTTAACTCCCTGCAGAACTAAACAAAACTCTCAGTTTGGGATTATATACATGGTTCCACATGTGTGTAGCAACATAAATGGAGGTTTCACTTAATAACAGATGCTATCCATCTTTAGCCTCAATGACAGTTAGAATAAAGACAAAACTATACAAGAGTGTATTGAAGCAAAATCCCCCTTAATCACAACTATCAAGTTCAGAGTCACAGTTTTATCAAACTAGAGCTTAAACAATAACAAACCCTCACTTCTAGTATCTGGACTTTGCCTGTATCACTTCAACACTGCTGTCCAAATATCATGTTGTAGCATTTAGAACTGAGGGTACTGACAACCTCCTCCCCACTATATCCTGTTAGGCTAAAGTCACAAACAAAAATCAGGGATGTAAGATGTCCCATTATGTCTGGTCAGGTCACCAGTAAGCACCTGGAAGGTGCCTTTGTTCTGCCTTCGTATAAAGACTCTGGCTTCACTTCTCCCAGCACAGACTTGGAAGCAACTCCAGAGCCTCCTCCAAGATGCTGGTGGTCCTGCTCACAGCAGCCTTGTTGGCCCTGAGCTCAGCTCAGAGAGCAAATGCAGGTATGAAGAGGGACTGAAAGTGGTAGAGTGAAATAGGAGTTGGTCAACACATGAAGTTCAGGCttgtgaggaaaataaaaaaacaaataagaaactgaggcacagtgtAAGAGAACAGATATTAGAATATTCATATTATCATTTTGCACTAGATCTTAGACTTTGCTTATAGCATAACTTAAGAAACAATCCGTATAGCAACATAACATGAGTGCATTTGTGAAAAGACCTTTTTGGTGGGGAATGATGAACGGGAGCATGATCAGTCGACAAAGGGAAACTCAGTGTTCAATTGTGAAAATGCTGGCCTTGCTGTACAGAagatagaaaaatgaaagaagtggATACATATTGGGGgtgtttttaagaaaaggaaaaatatgttaAATTAGGAAATATCAGGGaataggtttttggtttttttttttttttttttggttttttgagacagggtttctctgtagctttggtgcctgtcctggaactagctcttgtagaccaggctggcctcgaactcccagagatccacctgcctctgcctcccaagtgctgggattaaaggcatgcgcaatTGTTagtgtatatgtgaatatgtatgaTGTGAGTGAGagtaggaaagagaaaagagaaaaaaaaataaagagaaaagagaaaagcacaaaCACACCGAGACCaactcacacgcacacaaacatacacacacaaagaaaaagaaacagagagaaagagaaagagagagagagagagagagagagagagagagagagagagagagagtttgaaaaTTTCTTCACATTTCAATCAGTGGACAACATACTGTCACCAAGAATTCTATTTCTGCAAAGTGATTCCAAGAACTTTAATTAAAGTTATCAcacaagtacttttacccactgagataaATTACTGAACATACTTAGGTATTTTAATGACTGACATACACTACTCAATGGACTATACATAGTATTTAAAACagtgtttacttttatttccatTAATGAAATGCCTAGAGATATATCGTTTGAGAAATAAAgaacatgaataaaaacaaaaagaaagtaaacctatcagactgaAATTCCCAgttaaaatgagaaataactCTATGTGTTGGCAGGGttaacaaagaacaaaatattgATTGCTACTGATCACAGAAAACATCTGGGCAGCAGTGCCAGCAACATTACCCAAGAATAAAATTCTACTTAGAGGGCAAGAAGATGTAGTTGAAGCCTATCTTTATTTGCAGCTGGAAAATGTTATAAGTAACTTTCACTtattttgtgcttattttttAGCGATCATCTATGAAGCCTCTTCTTCTCAGCTCTTAGGTAAAGCCGGATCCATCCTCTATTGAACTTCTATGCACTTTACTTTTGTAATTATTTAGTTCTGAAATATCATATCATTTTGTTGGTTAAAGAAACTAATATGTGACACTTTCCACTTAGATACGTAGGAAAACTTCCATACGTTGTGTCTAGAACCAAGAGGGAAATGCACCAAAAAAATAGGGAGCCAGACTTTTATACCAGGAAcatttttctaatccacatgTTGAAGCAATGGCTTGCATGTGATGAGCATACTAAAGTCCTTGTGCAAAATCTTCCATGGTTCTATGGGTTGCTCAAAGAAAATTTCTCTCATCTGGATTTCTAATAAGAAATATATGCTTGCACACTACATACACAATTTCACAAATCCCATGCtccctcattttttaaaactttttttcacACTTAGCTCTGTATCCGTAGCTGACTAGTACATACAAATGCACTGCATGAAAAGTGAAAGGAACAACTTTTAATATCtttcaaacatttctttcttgttctacACATTGTTACAGAACCCTGAACACCATGATATATTTAAGAATAGGGCATTGCTGCTACATGATGCTACTCTGCCTAATTCTAGTTAATATCACTGAAAAGTCCTTCCCATTTCATCATTTTGGTGTGAAAATTATAAGGAACACATATTCAACTTTAAtacaacaaatataaaaacaaatatttgtccAAAGAGATGAAACATAAGAAAGTTCTGTAAATACTTTACAAATTATGTTTCAAGAAGAATCAGAGGCTGCTGAGACTTTGATTTCTGTAATATGATGGTTTAGAGGCAGAAGAAGTAGATGTTGCACAATATTTCAGGGCCCAAGTTGGTTTAGTGTCACTTTTTAGTAACATGTACCCTTCCTGTTGTTGTAACTCTTTACCAAATTGAACAAAAACTTTCAGctaacactatatacataattcagTAAACAATCATAATACGGTAAATTCTATTGACatgataatataataaatacacaCTCTTCCATGATAAATTAATTACAAAACAATTTATTCTGTGTCTTTACTACACAAAgtacatgtagaagtcagaagaaattcacaaaaagaagttgaaaacagatgttaagtaaataaatgaaagttcTTGTGATACTTTTGGTTGTTGTATAGACTGCGGCCCTTGATTCTTTTTAACTACTTAAAAATATTCCCTTTCAAAGTAGCTTCCAGCTGCCTGAGACTTAGTTACCATAAAAACCATAACTACTTTTCATAACATTATGGTTCCTTGTTAAATGGAAATTCTCTGGGTGTAAGAGGTGAAATTTACATCTTAGTTTGGATGGTAACACAAGAAGTAAtttgtcttttgaaaaaaaagcagtaaagaaaatctaacatgatggAAAAGACATTAATATGCAATagacaataaaaaaacaagatattcgaATTAAGAATCATAAAATATCAGATTGTTGAAGAAGTATTATTTACATATTTCCCTTATTCCCATATTAGAACATTGCCATAAAATTAAAGTTTGATCATTATTGCAAAATGATTAAAAGGGTAATATTTtccaagttgtgtgtgtgtgtatatatatatatatataatgaagttTACACGAATTAAGAAAATTTTTCAGATGAAACAATGATTTATTAGACATACCATGAACTTACCCTATAAAACTCTTTATATCACCAAAATTGGAGGAGGGAATACATTATTTGAGAAGCTTCAGAATACAAACTAGATAAAACACTGACTGAAACTCATATAGACTACATAAAAAGCAATCACCTCATGTCACTAGATAGAGTTTCCAGCTATAATACTTTTAGGGGATCAATGCCAAGGACTCTTGCATGTTTTTATTCCTTGTTCTGTTGATTCAGAGTCTTAACTCAGGAATCTTACTTGGGAAATGGCAGTAGCATTGACAGTGGCAACTCATTCTGCTTTACTTTTTGTGTcttggtggagagagagaagccttTCACTAAACCATTGCTGAAAACAATTCATACCTGTTGGTTTGTTAAAATCTTAATGAATCTGATGCCACTTGTGGATCAATGACAATCTTAACCTAATACATTGCCAGAACAATGTCAAAAATGTTTCGGCTTTATTGGGCCACTGTCTACTAAAGTAGAATCAGAAAAATACTATATACATTAACAGAACAATTTAGcaaaaacaccacacacaaaatagaCATTCAAATAACAAAAGAATTGCTAGACAGCAACTGAAATGTgttggaaaacattttaaacatctttCTGCACTTGGGAAAGGTAATAAGCATAAAGAGTCAAGAAAAATCCTTAACTCTTCCGGTCTCTTTGGCCTCGGCGGCAGAAGCAAGATGACGAAAGGAACGTCATCCTTCGGAAAGCGTCGCAACAAGACGCACACGTTGTGCCGCCGCTGTGGCTCTGAGGCCTACCACCTTCAGAAGTGTACCTGTGGCAAATGCGGCTACCCGGCCAAGCGCAGGAGAAAGTATAACTGGAGTGCCAAGGCTAAGAGACGAAACACTACCGGGACTGGGCGGATGCAGCACCTAAAAATTGTCTACCGAAGATTCAGACATGGATTCCGTGAAGGGACAACCCCTAAACCCAAGAGGGCAGCTGTTGCAGCATCCAGTTCATCGTGAGGATTTCAATCTGTCATGAAATAAATGTTCTggtttccaaaattaaaaaaaaaaaaatccttaagtaATATAGATggactatattttaatttaagaatcattaaataacaaaaatcaaaacaaaaaaaatcaaagaagactCAACTCCATAAAGATATGGGTGAAACAATGTCTGGACATTTAAATGTAACTGTAAAATAGTTCAAGTTCTTCATAAATTgagattttaatgaaataaaatgcacagatttaattttttgaa is a genomic window containing:
- the LOC130884665 gene encoding 60S ribosomal protein L37-like, which translates into the protein MTKGTSSFGKRRNKTHTLCRRCGSEAYHLQKCTCGKCGYPAKRRRKYNWSAKAKRRNTTGTGRMQHLKIVYRRFRHGFREGTTPKPKRAAVAASSSS